The following are from one region of the Paenibacillus bovis genome:
- a CDS encoding diacylglycerol kinase encodes MKKRTWRAVFYSAIEGVIATFRTERNFRVHVLATLAIIAAGWFFHVDIGDWMLLTLAIAMVLGAELMNTAVEAAVDLCSPDWHPFAKKAKDAAAGAVLVASLAAAVIGAAVFIGPVRSWLGF; translated from the coding sequence ATGAAAAAGAGAACGTGGAGAGCTGTATTTTATTCTGCGATTGAAGGCGTGATTGCAACCTTCCGTACGGAACGCAATTTCCGTGTGCATGTGCTGGCAACATTGGCTATTATTGCAGCCGGTTGGTTTTTTCATGTCGATATTGGAGACTGGATGCTGTTGACACTTGCCATTGCGATGGTGCTTGGCGCGGAACTAATGAATACCGCTGTTGAGGCTGCTGTTGATTTATGCTCTCCCGACTGGCACCCATTTGCCAAAAAGGCGAAAGATGCTGCGGCAGGTGCAGTGCTGGTCGCTTCTCTTGCTGCTGCTGTGATCGGTGCAGCTGTTTTTATCGGACCGGTACGGAGCTGGCTGGGTTTTTGA
- the ybeY gene encoding rRNA maturation RNase YbeY, giving the protein MSLQLAWENEQTEYEITGELISLLEQILQKAGEQEAVQEGEVALTFVDDETIHQLNKEYRNIDRPTDVLSFAMHESLDDEMEINYGTDQIAGSEQLPGDMLGDIIISIPRAIAQSEDYGHSVEREIGFLFVHGFLHLLGYDHQDDASEAEMMGKQEAVLEQIGLTR; this is encoded by the coding sequence ATGAGTTTGCAGCTCGCTTGGGAGAATGAACAAACTGAATATGAAATTACCGGTGAGCTGATCTCGCTGCTGGAGCAGATTTTGCAAAAGGCAGGCGAGCAGGAAGCTGTCCAGGAAGGTGAAGTTGCTCTTACCTTTGTAGATGACGAGACGATTCATCAGCTTAACAAGGAATACCGGAATATCGATCGTCCGACCGATGTGCTGTCTTTTGCCATGCATGAGTCTCTGGATGATGAAATGGAAATCAATTATGGTACCGATCAGATAGCAGGCAGTGAACAGCTGCCCGGCGATATGCTTGGGGACATTATTATTTCGATTCCACGTGCGATAGCACAAAGCGAAGATTACGGACATTCGGTTGAGCGTGAGATCGGATTTTTGTTTGTACATGGATTTTTGCATTTGCTTGGATATGACCATCAGGATGATGCGAGTGAAGCGGAAATGATGGGCAAACAGGAAGCGGTACTAGAGCAGATTGGATTGACCCGCTAA
- a CDS encoding HD family phosphohydrolase, giving the protein MISKEPSQRNSFYSRLAGWKSSRGTRYILFVVLLVLFYGSLAPNLVPQRFDIQVGAVSEKDIVAPMQIPNNKATLQAQETAAEKVEAVYTIVSMHRDTVMSQMLERIESLNQDDQISSSDKAQIYSQEIPQRIRNSVANFIRNHRESGNYSAQLMDEMQKTISNQTYSIPEETFLKIPRLSTEEVQQMSQVATSIVSRLMSDQITDAQSARARVAEMVSTSSLNSRTAREVSQELIRATLTANKFYDEEATKAAKVEARENTPVVYVQQGDIIVPAGQVITQEMYTLLDENNLLKNEVNYWPQLGLLLFAFLLVLGIYVFFRQNAQRGTPYNNSQLLMLILIFAISIISFHLVRILQTGNFPYFGYLVPAALGAMLITVLLDIHLAYVCSVILSILVSVILNMRQNEIFDYQFGMFTLVVSLTAIHCIHRASQRSTILKAGIMTCLFGALTVLALVLLDDESWTRMTVMYALGFAFIGGLLTTVLVLGLMPFFETTFGILSALKLVELSNPNHPLLRKLLIETPGTYHHSVMVGNLSEAAAEAIGADGLLCRVGSYYHDIGKTKRPGYFIENQNHMENPHDSIDPKLSKSIIIAHARDGVEMQKEYKLPKPIRDIAEQHHGTTFLHFFYHKALKLAEEHGVEPDFTEDDFRYPGPKAQTKEAAVVGIADSVEAAVRSLNKPTVEQVETMIEKIIKGRLDDHQFNECDLTMKELDVIAQTLKEAVMGIFHSRIEYPEDIKKPELKEKKV; this is encoded by the coding sequence ATGATTTCCAAGGAACCGTCCCAACGCAATTCGTTCTACTCCAGACTGGCAGGATGGAAAAGCAGCAGGGGAACCCGCTATATTTTATTTGTAGTACTGCTTGTACTTTTTTATGGGAGTCTGGCGCCCAATCTGGTTCCGCAGCGTTTTGATATTCAGGTCGGTGCGGTCAGCGAAAAAGATATTGTGGCTCCTATGCAGATTCCCAATAACAAAGCCACACTGCAGGCTCAGGAAACGGCAGCGGAAAAGGTCGAAGCGGTATATACCATTGTATCCATGCACAGGGATACGGTCATGTCACAGATGCTGGAACGAATTGAGTCGCTCAATCAGGACGATCAGATTTCCAGCTCGGACAAGGCACAGATCTATAGCCAGGAGATTCCGCAGCGCATTCGTAATTCGGTAGCCAATTTTATTCGTAATCACCGGGAATCCGGTAATTATTCGGCACAGCTGATGGACGAGATGCAGAAGACCATTTCCAATCAGACTTACAGCATCCCGGAAGAGACCTTTCTGAAGATTCCGCGCCTGTCCACAGAGGAAGTTCAGCAGATGAGCCAGGTGGCGACTTCTATTGTTTCCCGGCTGATGAGCGATCAGATTACAGATGCCCAGTCTGCCAGAGCCCGTGTAGCAGAGATGGTCAGTACCAGCTCCCTGAACAGCCGTACGGCGCGTGAAGTGTCGCAGGAGCTGATCCGTGCCACGCTGACAGCCAACAAGTTCTACGATGAGGAAGCGACCAAGGCAGCCAAAGTAGAAGCACGGGAAAATACGCCGGTTGTGTACGTGCAGCAGGGAGATATTATTGTACCTGCAGGTCAGGTTATTACCCAGGAAATGTACACGCTGCTGGATGAGAATAATCTGCTCAAAAATGAAGTGAATTACTGGCCTCAGTTAGGGCTGCTTTTGTTTGCTTTTTTGCTGGTATTAGGAATTTATGTGTTCTTCCGCCAAAATGCCCAAAGAGGTACGCCTTACAATAATTCGCAGCTGCTGATGCTCATCCTTATTTTTGCGATCAGTATTATAAGCTTTCATCTGGTTCGTATTTTGCAGACAGGCAACTTCCCGTATTTTGGCTATCTTGTGCCTGCAGCCCTTGGCGCGATGCTGATTACAGTACTGCTGGATATTCATCTGGCTTATGTATGTTCAGTGATATTGAGTATACTGGTCAGCGTGATTTTGAATATGCGGCAAAATGAAATATTCGATTATCAGTTTGGAATGTTTACTCTTGTTGTCTCGCTGACAGCTATTCATTGCATACACCGGGCGAGCCAGCGTTCGACGATTCTCAAGGCAGGCATTATGACCTGTCTGTTTGGAGCGTTAACGGTACTGGCGCTTGTATTATTGGATGATGAGAGCTGGACGCGCATGACCGTTATGTATGCACTTGGTTTCGCTTTTATTGGTGGTCTGTTAACGACAGTACTGGTACTTGGATTAATGCCTTTTTTCGAGACTACATTTGGTATTCTGTCAGCGCTCAAGCTGGTTGAATTGTCCAATCCGAATCATCCGCTGCTGCGCAAGCTGCTGATTGAGACTCCGGGTACTTATCATCATAGTGTAATGGTAGGCAATTTGTCCGAAGCCGCTGCAGAAGCTATTGGGGCTGATGGGCTGCTATGCCGTGTCGGTTCCTATTACCATGATATTGGCAAAACCAAGCGTCCGGGTTACTTTATCGAGAACCAGAATCATATGGAGAACCCCCATGACAGTATAGATCCAAAGCTGAGCAAGTCCATTATTATTGCTCATGCCCGTGATGGTGTAGAAATGCAAAAGGAATACAAACTGCCCAAGCCGATTCGAGATATCGCCGAGCAGCATCATGGTACTACATTTTTGCATTTCTTTTACCACAAAGCACTCAAGCTTGCAGAAGAGCATGGTGTAGAACCTGATTTCACCGAAGACGATTTCCGTTATCCGGGTCCCAAAGCACAGACCAAGGAAGCGGCTGTAGTCGGAATAGCCGATAGCGTGGAAGCAGCGGTGCGTTCCCTGAACAAGCCGACGGTGGAACAGGTCGAGACCATGATTGAGAAAATTATCAAAGGGCGTCTGGATGATCATCAGTTCAACGAATGTGATCTTACGATGAAAGAGCTGGATGTGATCGCCCAGACACTCAAAGAAGCAGTAATGGGGATTTTCCATTCCCGTATTGAATATCCGGAAGATATCAAGAAACCGGAGCTAAAGGAGAAAAAGGTATGA
- a CDS encoding PhoH family protein, which translates to MSEQTQSVRIPLQNTEEGLSLFGPQDSFLKIIEREMEANIGSREADIVIQGPVPIVDKVQQLFEVLLELIRKGYVLTERDILYAIELAKDMRADQLLDLYKGEITQTFRGKPIRVKTIGQKHYVSTIQKRDIVFGIGPAGTGKTYLAVVLAVAALKEGKVKRIVLTRPAVEAGESLGFLPGDLQEKVDPYLRPLYDALYDVMGQEQTAKALERGLIEIAPLAYMRGRTLDDSFIILDEAQNTTPEQMKMFLTRLGFGSKMVITGDVTQIDLPRGKKSGLVEARLVLDGIKEIGFVTFGEQDVVRHSLVQKIIVAYDRASENLE; encoded by the coding sequence TTGTCAGAGCAAACGCAAAGCGTCAGAATACCCTTGCAAAATACAGAAGAAGGCTTGTCGTTGTTCGGTCCACAGGATAGTTTTCTGAAAATCATCGAACGCGAAATGGAAGCCAATATCGGCAGCAGAGAAGCTGATATTGTGATTCAAGGTCCTGTTCCGATTGTAGACAAGGTGCAGCAGTTATTTGAAGTACTGCTGGAACTGATCCGTAAAGGATATGTTCTTACCGAACGGGATATTTTATATGCTATTGAGCTTGCGAAGGATATGCGGGCAGACCAGCTGCTCGACTTATATAAAGGGGAAATTACCCAGACGTTCCGTGGCAAACCGATCCGTGTCAAAACGATTGGTCAAAAGCATTATGTATCCACGATTCAAAAACGGGATATCGTCTTTGGGATTGGCCCCGCGGGAACAGGTAAAACCTACCTGGCTGTAGTGCTGGCCGTAGCCGCACTCAAGGAAGGCAAAGTAAAACGTATTGTATTGACCCGTCCGGCTGTTGAAGCAGGCGAGAGTCTGGGCTTCCTGCCGGGCGATCTGCAGGAAAAGGTAGACCCTTATCTGCGTCCATTGTATGATGCCCTGTATGACGTTATGGGACAGGAGCAGACTGCCAAGGCGCTGGAACGCGGCCTGATTGAAATCGCCCCGCTCGCTTATATGCGCGGACGCACGCTCGATGATTCGTTTATCATTCTGGATGAAGCGCAGAACACGACGCCGGAACAGATGAAAATGTTCCTGACGCGTCTTGGTTTTGGTTCCAAGATGGTAATTACGGGAGACGTAACCCAGATTGACCTGCCGCGCGGTAAAAAGTCGGGATTGGTAGAAGCCCGTCTTGTTCTGGACGGTATCAAAGAGATTGGGTTTGTTACATTTGGCGAGCAGGATGTGGTGCGCCACTCACTGGTACAGAAAATTATCGTCGCCTATGACAGAGCATCCGAAAATCTGGAATAG
- the floA gene encoding flotillin-like protein FloA (flotillin-like protein involved in membrane lipid rafts) produces MSPSILSFLLIAVVVVVVLSVFFSFFPVALWISAVASGVRVSIITLVAMRLRRVVPSRIVNPQIKAHKAGLGLNLNQLESHYLAGGNVDRVVNSLIAAQRANIPLEFERAAAIDLAGRDVLQAVQMSVNPKVIETPVVAAVAKDGIEVRVKARVTVRANIDRLVGGAGEETIIARVGEGIVTTVGSSNSHKQVLENPDLISRTVLQKGLDAGTAFEILSIDIADVDVGKNIGAMLQTEQAEADKRIAQAKAEERRAMAVAQEQEMKARVVEMRARVVESESDVPLAMAEALRKGQMGVMDYMNLKNIEADTQMRGSLGKVNDPNQGGNDQHPNK; encoded by the coding sequence ATGAGTCCAAGTATTTTGAGTTTCCTGTTAATTGCTGTTGTAGTCGTTGTTGTACTCAGTGTATTTTTCAGTTTCTTCCCTGTCGCGCTGTGGATTTCCGCGGTCGCTTCCGGCGTACGAGTCAGTATTATTACGCTTGTAGCCATGCGTCTGCGCCGCGTTGTACCTTCGCGGATCGTCAATCCGCAGATCAAGGCACACAAAGCCGGTCTTGGACTGAATTTGAACCAGCTCGAAAGTCATTATCTGGCTGGTGGTAATGTAGACCGTGTTGTTAACTCCCTAATCGCTGCGCAGCGTGCCAATATTCCACTGGAATTTGAACGTGCGGCTGCGATTGACCTGGCAGGTCGTGATGTACTTCAGGCTGTACAGATGAGTGTTAACCCCAAAGTGATCGAGACACCTGTAGTAGCAGCCGTAGCCAAAGACGGTATCGAAGTCCGTGTCAAAGCCCGTGTAACGGTACGTGCCAATATCGACCGTCTCGTCGGTGGTGCCGGTGAAGAAACTATTATTGCCCGTGTAGGTGAAGGTATTGTTACAACTGTAGGTTCCAGCAATTCACATAAACAGGTACTGGAAAATCCGGATCTGATCTCGCGTACCGTTTTGCAAAAAGGTCTGGATGCCGGTACTGCTTTTGAAATTCTGTCTATTGATATTGCGGACGTAGATGTAGGTAAAAATATCGGTGCGATGCTGCAGACCGAGCAGGCGGAAGCCGACAAGCGTATTGCGCAGGCCAAAGCCGAGGAAAGACGCGCTATGGCAGTTGCACAGGAACAGGAGATGAAGGCTCGCGTCGTCGAGATGAGAGCACGTGTGGTCGAGTCCGAATCCGATGTACCACTGGCTATGGCTGAAGCTCTGCGTAAGGGTCAGATGGGTGTAATGGATTATATGAATCTGAAAAACATCGAAGCGGATACCCAGATGAGAGGTTCTCTTGGCAAAGTAAACGATCCGAATCAGGGTGGTAATGATCAGCACCCCAATAAATAA
- a CDS encoding NfeD family protein yields the protein MTNKTDGWKYQRRLLIWMSMLLLVVTMGITSVHSVFAAAPSTSSTGAVYVIPVDREIEGGLQKFLTRGFQEAQQNKASWIVLEMSTPGGEIQAAEGIGEIIRNSPIPTAVVVQDRAASAGSYIALNADRIYMQPGSTIGAAAVVDGSGQPVKDAKLVAYWKSEMRAAAQLHSRNPNIAAGMTDANIAVAMPEIGQTKEKGQIISLTAQEAQKVGYADGIVSSVNEAVAALGHSPADMVRVEPSVGENIARFLTLPAVATILLFIGIAGIAMEILIPGFGVPGVIGVIAFGLYFFGGYASGFSGSETWLLFGVGLVMLILELFIPSFGILGILGAASLVTGVVKAAYDTSNAFISLGIAFAAAAVFVSIMAVVFKKRGIWNRFILSEQLSSDQNYMSNLQRELLLGMEGVSLTPLRPSGTVIVDGQHLDVVTQGVYIDKNCPVRIIRIDGSRIIVDEKVADSEGHEGIDPHHVT from the coding sequence ATGACGAACAAAACAGACGGTTGGAAATATCAGCGTCGTCTTCTGATCTGGATGTCCATGCTACTGTTGGTAGTTACCATGGGCATTACATCGGTACACTCGGTATTCGCTGCAGCGCCATCAACGTCTTCAACCGGTGCAGTCTATGTTATACCGGTCGATCGTGAGATTGAAGGAGGACTGCAAAAGTTTCTGACACGTGGATTCCAGGAAGCCCAGCAGAACAAAGCTTCGTGGATTGTGCTGGAGATGAGTACACCTGGAGGAGAAATTCAGGCTGCGGAAGGTATTGGGGAAATAATTCGTAATAGTCCGATTCCTACAGCGGTGGTCGTACAGGACAGAGCAGCTTCGGCAGGCAGTTATATTGCACTGAATGCAGACCGGATCTATATGCAGCCAGGCAGTACGATTGGTGCAGCTGCTGTAGTCGATGGTAGCGGTCAGCCTGTAAAGGATGCCAAGCTGGTTGCTTATTGGAAAAGCGAAATGCGCGCTGCAGCCCAGCTCCATTCGCGTAATCCTAATATTGCAGCGGGGATGACAGATGCCAATATAGCTGTAGCGATGCCGGAGATTGGGCAGACCAAGGAAAAGGGACAGATTATTTCCCTGACCGCACAAGAAGCCCAGAAGGTAGGGTATGCAGACGGTATCGTTTCTTCTGTAAATGAAGCGGTAGCAGCACTGGGACATTCACCAGCGGATATGGTTCGTGTTGAACCATCGGTTGGGGAGAATATTGCTCGTTTTCTGACGCTACCTGCTGTCGCGACGATTCTGCTATTTATCGGTATTGCAGGAATCGCGATGGAGATTCTTATTCCTGGCTTTGGAGTTCCTGGTGTGATCGGTGTAATCGCTTTTGGTTTGTATTTCTTTGGCGGTTATGCATCAGGCTTTTCCGGTTCAGAGACATGGCTTTTGTTTGGAGTCGGTCTGGTGATGCTGATATTGGAGCTGTTTATACCAAGCTTTGGCATTCTGGGTATTCTTGGAGCAGCCAGTCTTGTAACAGGCGTTGTAAAAGCTGCTTATGATACAAGCAACGCGTTTATATCGCTTGGCATTGCTTTTGCAGCTGCCGCTGTATTTGTATCTATTATGGCAGTAGTGTTTAAGAAACGCGGGATCTGGAACCGTTTCATCTTGAGTGAGCAGCTTTCTTCGGATCAGAATTATATGTCCAATCTGCAGAGAGAATTGCTGCTCGGTATGGAGGGAGTCAGTCTTACGCCTCTTCGTCCATCGGGTACGGTTATTGTAGATGGGCAGCACCTGGATGTAGTAACCCAGGGAGTCTATATCGACAAGAATTGCCCTGTGCGGATTATCCGCATAGATGGCAGCCGGATCATTGTAGATGAGAAGGTGGCAGATTCAGAAGGTCACGAAGGTATAGATCCTCACCATGTAACCTGA
- a CDS encoding GatB/YqeY domain-containing protein has protein sequence MSLSERLNENMKQAMRDKDKFKLSTIRMVRSTVKNLEIDLKRDANDEEVLDILSREIKQRKDALQEFEKAGRDDLTSNLRAEIEIISEYLPAQLSEEEIKVIVQQTILETGASSKADMGKLMSALMPKVKGRADGKVVNQTVQQLLQ, from the coding sequence ATGAGTCTTAGCGAACGATTGAACGAGAATATGAAGCAGGCCATGAGGGACAAGGACAAGTTTAAATTGTCTACGATCCGCATGGTGCGTTCCACCGTAAAAAATCTGGAAATAGATTTGAAGCGTGATGCGAACGATGAAGAAGTGCTTGATATTCTTAGCCGTGAGATCAAACAGCGCAAAGATGCCCTCCAAGAATTTGAAAAAGCAGGTCGTGACGACCTGACAAGCAACCTTAGAGCTGAAATTGAGATCATTTCAGAGTATCTTCCCGCCCAGCTTTCTGAAGAAGAAATTAAAGTCATTGTACAGCAGACCATCCTGGAGACCGGTGCTTCTTCAAAAGCCGATATGGGAAAACTGATGAGCGCCTTGATGCCTAAGGTCAAAGGTCGCGCAGACGGAAAAGTTGTGAACCAAACGGTTCAACAACTTCTGCAATAA
- the rpsU gene encoding 30S ribosomal protein S21, which translates to MSETKVRKNETIDAALRRFKRSIAKDGVLAEVKKRKHYEKPSVKRKKKSEAARKRKF; encoded by the coding sequence GTGTCTGAAACGAAAGTTCGCAAAAACGAAACAATTGATGCAGCACTTCGTCGCTTCAAACGCTCCATCGCTAAAGATGGCGTTCTGGCTGAGGTGAAAAAACGCAAACATTATGAGAAGCCGAGCGTAAAGCGTAAGAAAAAATCTGAGGCTGCGCGCAAAAGAAAGTTTTAG
- a CDS encoding histidine triad nucleotide-binding protein yields the protein MTQSDCLFCKIVEGSIPSNKVYEDEQLLAFHDISPAAPVHVLIIPKKHIDSMNEVTEEDLSLIADIHRAAIKLAAELGVADSGYRLINNCGPDSGQAVQHIHYHLLAGTKLGALTGVSDSHA from the coding sequence ATGACACAATCCGACTGCTTGTTTTGCAAAATCGTAGAAGGCAGTATTCCAAGCAACAAAGTATACGAAGACGAACAACTGCTGGCGTTTCATGATATTTCTCCCGCAGCACCTGTTCATGTACTGATTATTCCCAAAAAGCATATTGATTCCATGAATGAAGTAACCGAAGAGGATCTTTCGCTAATTGCAGATATTCATCGTGCAGCCATCAAGCTGGCTGCCGAGCTGGGAGTTGCCGACAGCGGATATCGTCTGATCAATAATTGCGGTCCAGATAGTGGACAGGCAGTTCAGCATATTCATTATCATCTTCTGGCCGGTACCAAGCTGGGTGCATTGACCGGAGTCTCCGATTCTCACGCCTAA